AGCTCCGGGTCGCGCGGTCCGAGATTCCGGCGGTGACCCATGTCGACAACTCAGCGCGCATCCAGACGGTAAACAAACGGGACAATCCCCTCTATCACCGGATGATCTCGCGATTCCACGAGCTGACGGGGTGCCCGGTCATCATCAATACTTCGTTCAATGTGCGCGGGGAACCCATCGTGTGCGCGCCAAGAGACGCGTATGCCTGTTTCATGCGCACGAAGATGGATTACCTGGCCATGGGGCCGTTCATTCTCGACAAGGCGCTGCAAAAGGAATGGCCGCCGGACGACGCATGGCGCGAGGATTATCCCTTGGACTAATGATGGACTAATGACGAAAGCCTGAATACATGCCGCTCGATACCATAGACCCCCGAAATCGCACGGAACAGCGCAAGTTCGGCTTTGGCTTGTGCGCGGCGTTGCTTATCCTTGGCGGCATTCGCTGGTGGACGGCCGAGACGCGTCCCGTAATGTTTCTGATGCTCGCGGCGACGTTTTTTGTTGTCAGCGCATTCCTTCCGTGGGCGTTGCGGCCGCTGTTGGCCGCGTGGATAAAGACGGTCCTGGCGATCAACTGGGTGGTGACCCGCGTGTTGCTGGGCCTGGTCTTTTACGGCATGGTCACGCCCGCGCGGCTGGTATTGAAGCTCGCGGGCGACGACCCGCTGCAGCGGCAATGGGAACCCGAAAAGGCGAGTTACTGGGAAGAGCCCGAGGAACAGCCCGAGGAACTCGAAGCGTATCTTGGGCAATCCTCGCACCATGTTTTCGGCACTATCATCGCGCTGTCGGTGTTCCTGTGGAGCCGTAAGCGATTCTGGCTCGCGCCCATCATCATCGTGCTGCTGTTGTTGTCGCTGCTTATGCTTCTGACCGGCAACCTGGGGATATGGTCGTCTTTTATCTACATGGGCATCTGAGCCCTGTGCGGGTTTGGAAGCGAGGCGTTGGACGGGTCTCCGCGGGCGGCACTGCAATACGCCGCGCCGGGCCAGGGTGGCACGGAAAGCGCGTGGAAGTTTCCGTATGTCGATAGCGGATAGCTATTTGCGTGACCGGCACACGGTGCTGGTGATCAGCCCCCGGCTGTCGGTCAGGTTGATGAAGTAGGCGGCGCAGTCTCCCGGCAGCTCCACGGCAACGCGGTTGTCCTGGACGGTTGCGGGAACGAGTTCCCACGCGCAGGCGCTCCAATCGCTGATATCGCGGGTCCAGACCAAGTCGGCCTTGACAGGTGTGCCGTTCTCGAAGATCGCCATGGCGGTATCGCCTTCCTCCGCTTCGGCCACGATGCGGATGAGCGGCTCGCCTCCCTTAAACTTGCTGTCGGCGTAGGCATAGATTTCCTTGGGCGCCCACCCGTCCTGATGGCTGTGGCCGAGGCCGGGCTGGACGCTGAGGGTCTTTGTGCCGCCCGCGCGAAGATAGGTGCGGCCGTAGACACCCAGATAGTAGTGGGGGTCGCTGGCCGCGTTCACCCAGAGCGTGGGGATGGTGATGGCGGCCACGTACTGCGAGGGATCCCACAGGCGTATCCATTCGCCGGCCTTCTCGGGAGGCATGGCGTCGAATACGGGTTTCCACGAGATCTCGTTGATGAACCCGCATCCGTAGACGGGTATGGCGAACTGGAACCGGGTGTCGACCGCCGCGGCGATGTGCGTGAGAAATCCACCCCACGAAATGCCTGTGAGCCCGATGCGTCCGGGATCGACACCCGCTTGTGAAGCCAGCAGCGAATGCGCCAACGCAATGTCGGCAACCGCATGATAGGCCCAGAAATCCTCTTTCGCACCGTCCATGGGCGTTACGCCGCCGAAACTCGTAGGACCGCTGAACTCGTGTGTCGGGCGGCTGCCGTGCTCGCCTTGGGGAACCGTTCCGTCGAGGTCCATGGCGATGGCAGCATAGCCGCGCGCGTTCCAGATGCGCACCCACTCGTCGTAGGCGGTGCCTCCGCCGCCGTGAACAAGCACCATGCCGGGGACGCGTTCGCCCTCAGGATGGTCTGGGATACCCATCCACGCAAATACGCGCGTGGGCTTATTCTCGAATGGCAGCGCATCGTAAAACAGGGCCCGCA
The genomic region above belongs to Candidatus Hydrogenedentota bacterium and contains:
- a CDS encoding carbamoyltransferase C-terminal domain-containing protein, whose amino-acid sequence is LRVARSEIPAVTHVDNSARIQTVNKRDNPLYHRMISRFHELTGCPVIINTSFNVRGEPIVCAPRDAYACFMRTKMDYLAMGPFILDKALQKEWPPDDAWREDYPLD
- a CDS encoding DUF5989 family protein, yielding MIALSVFLWSRKRFWLAPIIIVLLLLSLLMLLTGNLGIWSSFIYMGI
- a CDS encoding acetylxylan esterase yields the protein MMMFALLSMCCAAGDAGVLPVQWDMARLSQPPATYPAEGFAAEGVRALFYDALPFENKPTRVFAWMGIPDHPEGERVPGMVLVHGGGGTAYDEWVRIWNARGYAAIAMDLDGTVPQGEHGSRPTHEFSGPTSFGGVTPMDGAKEDFWAYHAVADIALAHSLLASQAGVDPGRIGLTGISWGGFLTHIAAAVDTRFQFAIPVYGCGFINEISWKPVFDAMPPEKAGEWIRLWDPSQYVAAITIPTLWVNAASDPHYYLGVYGRTYLRAGGTKTLSVQPGLGHSHQDGWAPKEIYAYADSKFKGGEPLIRIVAEAEEGDTAMAIFENGTPVKADLVWTRDISDWSACAWELVPATVQDNRVAVELPGDCAAYFINLTDSRGLITSTVCRSRK